GCTCGGCGCGGCCGTCTCCTACATGCTGTTGCAGGCCGGTCAGAGCCTCCGGGAAGCCGTCTACTGGCTGATGGGGCAACTCTCGGGTTCCTCGTGGGCCGAGGTCGAGGTGACCCTGCCGCTCTCCCTGCTCGCGTTCGCCGTCCTCTACGCCTACGCCCGGGATCTGAACGTCCTCCTGCTCGGAGAGGTCGACGCCCACACGCTCGGAATCGAGGTCGAGCGCACCAAGCGAATCCTGCTCGCGGTGTCGAGCGTCATCACGGCCGCTGCGGTGGCCGTCGCTGGCGTCATCGGCTTCGTCGGCCTGATCGTCCCCCACGTCATGCGCCTCCTCGTCGGCCCGGACCACCGCATCCTGCTCCCGACGAGCGCGCTGGCCGGCGCGGCGTTCCTCGTCGCCGCCGACACGTTCGCCCGCGCCGGTCCAGCGGAGGTCCCGGTCGGTATCGTCACCGCCGCGCTGGGCGCGCCCTTCTTCCTCTACCTGCTTCGCTCCCGGGAGGTGCACGCGCTGTGATCGACGTCTCCGATCTCACCGTCGCTCGCGGCGGCGTCACCGTCTTCGAGGACGTGTCGATCACCGTCGAGGAGGGGGAATTCGTCGCGCTCGTCGGTCCCAACGGTGCGGGCAAGACGACGCTCCTGCAGGCGATCAACGGCGTCCTCGATCCCGAGTCGGGGGGCGTCCGGATCGACGACTGCGCGATCACCGGGTGCTCGGCCCGGGAACTCGGCCGGCTGGTCGCGACCGTCCCGCAGGACACCCACGTCGGCTTCGACTTCTCCGTCGAGGACATCGTCGCGATGGGGCGCACGCCCTACCACACCCGCTTCGGCCGGTCCGACAGTGAGGCCGACCGCCGGGCGGTCCGGCGTGCCCTCGAACGGACCGCGACTGCCCAGTTCGCCGAGCGTCCCGTCGACGAGGTCAGCGGTGGCGAGCGCCAGCGCGTCCTGCTCGCACGCGCGCTCGCACAGGACACACCCGCACTCCTGCTCGACGAACCGACCGCCAGCCTCGACGTGAACCACCAGGTCGAGACGCTGTCGCTGGTGTCGGAACTCGCCGCCTCCGGCAAGGCCGCGCTAGCGGCGATCCACGACCTCGACCTCGCGGCACGCTTTTGCGACCGCCTCGTCCTGCTCGCGGACGGCCGCGTGCTGGCGAACGGCCCGCCCGCCGTCGTCCTCGACGCCGATCCCATCGGATCGGCCTTCGACGCCGACGCTGCCGTCGCGACCCATCCCACTACGGGCACCCCGTCGGTGACGGCCTTCGGGGACCGCCGGGACCGAGACCTGACCGTCCACGTCGTCGGGAGCGGCCGGGTCGCCGCACGCGTGATCGCCCGTCTCCACGACGCCGGCGCGACCGTCACCGTCGGCCCGCTCCCCGATGGCGACTTCGCCGTCGAGACGGCCCGCGCTCGGGACGTGGAGACAGTGACCGTTTCTCCCTTCGCCTCTCCGGACGGTGAGAGCCGCCAGCGGGCGACTGCGCTCCGCGACGCTGCCGACGTGACCGTCGCGGCCGATCCCCCAGCGGCCGACGGTATCGCGTCCCTGCTCGATGGCCAGTCTCCAGTCGTCACCGTCACGGGCGGTGGTGACGCGGAGGTGGGCGAGGAGGACGTTGAATCCGATACGGGGGGTCGCGACCGGCCCGACGGACGAACGGAGCGATCGGCGACGGTCACGACAGTTTCCGGCGTCGTCGGCGCTGTCGCGACGCTGGAGCGCGAACGGGAACTCCCCGCGGACGATTAACGACGGTCAGGAGAGATCGACGGTCAGCACCGGCATCGACGCGTCGGCGACGACCTTCTCTGCGGTGCTCCCGAGGATGTTCTGGGTGTAGTCGTCGCCCTGCGTACCCATCGTCACCACGTCGACGCCCTCCGCATCGGCGTAGGCGACGATCTCCTCGGCGGGCGTTCCGCGGCGGATGGCGGTGACCGTGTCCAGTCCCGCGGCTTCGAGTTCGTCCGCGACGGTCCCGACGGCGTCGGCCCCTTTCGATTGCAGATCTTCCAGCACGTCGGCCTTCATCTCGTCGTCGAGCGTCAGGAACGCCCGGTCGTCGACGACGAAGAGGACGTGGACGGTGGCGTCGTCGGGTGCGATGTCGGTCGTGCGGTCGAGGACGGCGTCGAACCCCTCGCCGCCGTCGGTCGGGACCAGAATGTCGTCGTACATACGTGATCGTCACCCCGCGGCGTACACACGCCTTTCGGTCTCGCGCTGGGTCGCCAGGGACAGTTTCACGGTGAGAAACTCCGCCCCGCCTTATACCTTCCCCACGGCGGTGGGCCCGGTATGGGATTCGAGATCAACGGCCCGTCGAGCACCATCGGGGTCGTCCTCCTGTTGGTCGGCGGCCTCGCGATCGTCGGATATGGAGGGTACAGCTACGTCACACAGACCTCGGCGGTGGACTCCGCGGTCGAGGTGAACGCGACCGTCACGTCGACCGGCGTCGAAGAGGTCAGCCAGCGTCGCGGCGTCGAGTACACGCCGAGTGCGACGTTCGAGTATACCTACGAGGGCCAGTCCTACAACGCATCGAACGTGTATCCCGGCCCGCTGACCCGGGAATTCGGGACCAAGGAGACCGCTCGGGAACAGCTAGACGGATACGAACAGGGCGACACGGTGACTGCCTACGTGCCGCCGGACAGGCCCGGGAGCGCCTTCCTCCTACGCGAGCGCAGTAACAAGCCCTTCATCGTGATCGGTATCGGCGTCCTGCTGTCGCTGGGTGGGCTGTACTCGGTCCGAAATCTCTGAGCAGCGGTCCGCAGGAGCACAGCGTGCATCCTGCGGCACGACCGACACTGACACAATCACGGCGTGCGAGCCAGTGGCTATGACGGCCGAAGACCCAGCGGACGCCGACCGTCGCCTCGTCGAGGGGTGGCAGGGCCGGTTCTACGAGGATTTCACGGTCGGCGACGTGTACAAACACCCCTACGGTCGGACCGTCACGGAGACCGACAACGTCTGGTTCACCAACCTGACGATGAACACGAACCCGATGCACTTCAACGAGGCCTACGCCGCCGAGACGGAGTTCGGCGAGCGCCTCGTCGACGGCACCTTCGTCATCGCGCTGGCCGTGGGCATGAGCGTCGCCGACGTGTCGGCCAACGCCACGGCCAATCTGGGCTACGACGACATCCGACACCACGCCCCCGTCTTCCACGGCGACACGCTGTTCGCCGAGAGCGAAGTCATCGAGAAGCGCGACTCCGAATCGCGGGACCACGTCGGCATCGTCACGACCGAACTCAGAGCCTACAACCAGGACGACGAACTCGTCCTCTCGCTGGAGCGGACGCCGATGGTCCTGAAACGCGAGGCCGCCGAGCCCTCCGCTGCACAGCCGACGGGCTGGCCCGAGGGCGTCGGCACGCAACCGGAGGATCTGGAGTGACGGGACCGCCACGGCTCGACGGCGACGTGCCGATCAACTGACTCCTGAAACCGACTGGTTAGTGGATCGAGAGCGGGCTGGTCCCGGCTTAGGGGAGCGGCGTCGCCAGATTCCCGTAAGCCGGGCCTAGACCGTCCCGGAGCGTGAAAGGACGAAGGGCGGTTACTCGGCGAGGGTGAACGGGACGTATGTTCGACACCGACCGGGACGGCACCGGTCTCGGGACGGCTGGCACGGTACTGCTCGTTGTCGCGGTCCTGCTCGTGATCGGGGTGTCCGTCGTCGTGGCAGGGTTCACGACCGATCTGCTCGGTGTCCCCGAGGTCACGGCGGTCGACAACGAGTTCGCCGGCGTCACCGAGTCGATCACGGTCGTCGACTCGGGCGTGACCGTCCGCAACCCCAACCCCGTCACCGTCGCGGTCGATTCGGTCGACCTGCGCCACACCGTCTTCGCGAACGGCGTCCGGATGGGGTGGGGATCGCGGGAGGCGGTGTCGCTCCCCGTAGGCAACTCCACGGTCGAGATCGGGACGGACCTCCGGAACGACCGGTTCACCGACTGGTGGATGCGGCACGTAGAGCGGGGCGAGCGGACCAACTTGACAGTCGTCGCAAGCGTCACCTCGGCCACGTTCGACACCCTGTACTCCCGTACGGTCCTCACCAGAAC
This Halorientalis sp. IM1011 DNA region includes the following protein-coding sequences:
- a CDS encoding ATP-binding cassette domain-containing protein, coding for MIDVSDLTVARGGVTVFEDVSITVEEGEFVALVGPNGAGKTTLLQAINGVLDPESGGVRIDDCAITGCSARELGRLVATVPQDTHVGFDFSVEDIVAMGRTPYHTRFGRSDSEADRRAVRRALERTATAQFAERPVDEVSGGERQRVLLARALAQDTPALLLDEPTASLDVNHQVETLSLVSELAASGKAALAAIHDLDLAARFCDRLVLLADGRVLANGPPAVVLDADPIGSAFDADAAVATHPTTGTPSVTAFGDRRDRDLTVHVVGSGRVAARVIARLHDAGATVTVGPLPDGDFAVETARARDVETVTVSPFASPDGESRQRATALRDAADVTVAADPPAADGIASLLDGQSPVVTVTGGGDAEVGEEDVESDTGGRDRPDGRTERSATVTTVSGVVGAVATLERERELPADD
- a CDS encoding universal stress protein, giving the protein MYDDILVPTDGGEGFDAVLDRTTDIAPDDATVHVLFVVDDRAFLTLDDEMKADVLEDLQSKGADAVGTVADELEAAGLDTVTAIRRGTPAEEIVAYADAEGVDVVTMGTQGDDYTQNILGSTAEKVVADASMPVLTVDLS
- a CDS encoding MaoC family dehydratase, giving the protein MTAEDPADADRRLVEGWQGRFYEDFTVGDVYKHPYGRTVTETDNVWFTNLTMNTNPMHFNEAYAAETEFGERLVDGTFVIALAVGMSVADVSANATANLGYDDIRHHAPVFHGDTLFAESEVIEKRDSESRDHVGIVTTELRAYNQDDELVLSLERTPMVLKREAAEPSAAQPTGWPEGVGTQPEDLE
- a CDS encoding DUF3592 domain-containing protein, coding for MGFEINGPSSTIGVVLLLVGGLAIVGYGGYSYVTQTSAVDSAVEVNATVTSTGVEEVSQRRGVEYTPSATFEYTYEGQSYNASNVYPGPLTREFGTKETAREQLDGYEQGDTVTAYVPPDRPGSAFLLRERSNKPFIVIGIGVLLSLGGLYSVRNL